The following are encoded in a window of Bacillus sp. SORGH_AS_0510 genomic DNA:
- the hppD gene encoding 4-hydroxyphenylpyruvate dioxygenase, producing MKENRLTADQLVDDFFPVRDVDYIEIYTGNAKQATHFFCTAFGFQPVAYSGLETGNRETVSYCLKQRNIRLVITGSYKEETRVAQFVKKHGDGVKDIALLVDDVEKAFEEAVNRGAIAVAPPFEMKDNQGVIKKAVLGTYGDTIHTLIERKNYQGAFLPGFEPYSAALPIEDAGLIGIDHVVGNVESMEEWVEYYSKVMGFKEMKHFTDKDITTEYSALMSKVMHNGGRIKFPINEPAEGKRKSQIQEYLEFYNGPGVQHLAILTEDIVSTVSILKKNGVEFLKTPAAYYESLGERIGKIDEEIEKLRELNILVDRDDEGYLLQIFTKPIVDRPTLFIEIIQRKGARGFGEGNFKALFESIEREQERRGNL from the coding sequence ATGAAAGAAAATAGATTAACAGCAGACCAACTTGTAGATGATTTTTTTCCTGTAAGAGATGTAGATTACATTGAAATCTATACAGGCAATGCTAAACAAGCTACTCACTTTTTTTGTACGGCCTTTGGTTTTCAACCTGTTGCCTACTCCGGACTTGAAACTGGAAATCGTGAAACCGTTTCCTACTGTTTAAAACAACGTAATATCCGTCTTGTCATAACTGGTTCTTACAAAGAGGAAACCAGGGTCGCTCAGTTTGTTAAAAAACATGGTGATGGTGTGAAAGACATAGCTTTGCTGGTTGACGATGTTGAGAAAGCATTCGAGGAAGCTGTAAACAGAGGAGCGATTGCTGTAGCTCCCCCATTTGAAATGAAGGATAATCAAGGTGTAATCAAGAAAGCCGTTCTAGGTACATATGGGGACACCATCCATACGTTAATTGAACGAAAAAATTACCAAGGTGCATTTTTACCTGGATTTGAACCATACTCTGCAGCATTACCAATTGAGGATGCAGGATTAATTGGTATTGATCATGTAGTTGGAAATGTGGAAAGCATGGAAGAATGGGTTGAGTATTATTCCAAAGTAATGGGCTTTAAAGAAATGAAACATTTCACTGATAAGGATATTACAACAGAATATTCCGCTCTAATGTCCAAAGTTATGCATAATGGTGGTCGTATTAAGTTCCCTATCAATGAACCAGCAGAGGGGAAAAGAAAATCCCAAATTCAAGAATACTTAGAGTTTTATAACGGACCGGGTGTACAGCATTTGGCCATTTTAACAGAAGATATTGTTTCCACTGTATCCATTTTAAAAAAGAATGGTGTTGAGTTTCTTAAAACACCAGCTGCTTATTATGAATCATTAGGGGAACGTATAGGAAAGATTGATGAAGAGATTGAAAAGCTTAGAGAATTAAATATCCTAGTGGACCGTGATGATGAAGGTTATCTTTTGCAAATCTTTACAAAGCCTATTGTAGATCGTCCAACATTATTTATCGAAATTATTCAGCGCAAAGGTGCACGTGGATTTGGTGAAGGAAACTTTAAAGCACTCTTTGAATCAATTGAGCGTGAACAAGAAAGACGTGGAAATCTATAA
- a CDS encoding flavin reductase family protein, producing the protein MEISPEALEWKDAYKLLVGSILPRPIAFVSTIDKNGIANAAPFSFFTAICADPMLICFSPMRRGKDGAKKDTLINIENTGQFVINIVSEKMAEQMNDCAIEFASSVDEIEEVNLTKEPSEKVKVPRIKESLVHLECELYQVLHFGDKPGAGSLVIGKVIQVHVNDELYDNGRIDTTKLQPIGRMAGSTFTNPLANTFEMIRK; encoded by the coding sequence TTGGAAATTTCACCTGAAGCATTGGAATGGAAGGATGCATATAAACTGTTAGTTGGCTCCATTTTACCCCGTCCCATTGCGTTCGTTTCAACAATAGATAAAAATGGCATAGCAAATGCAGCTCCTTTTAGTTTTTTCACAGCTATTTGTGCAGATCCAATGTTAATTTGTTTTTCACCAATGAGAAGGGGAAAAGATGGAGCAAAGAAGGACACACTCATCAATATTGAGAATACAGGTCAATTTGTGATTAATATTGTCAGTGAGAAAATGGCAGAGCAAATGAACGATTGTGCCATTGAATTTGCTTCTTCTGTGGATGAAATAGAAGAAGTAAATCTAACAAAGGAACCAAGTGAAAAGGTGAAAGTACCCCGAATCAAAGAATCACTTGTTCATTTAGAATGTGAACTATATCAGGTATTACATTTTGGAGATAAACCTGGGGCTGGAAGTCTAGTGATAGGAAAAGTAATACAAGTCCATGTTAACGATGAGCTATATGATAATGGAAGAATTGATACAACTAAATTACAGCCGATTGGAAGAATGGCTGGAAGTACCTTTACTAACCCGTTAGCCAATACATTTGAAATGATCAGAAAATAG